In Halobaculum rubrum, the following are encoded in one genomic region:
- the trpB gene encoding tryptophan synthase subunit beta, producing MSSEGERSEASDRAGSKATRENGRDGGDGDHVSAGDGKFGRYGGQYVPEALMPAIGELTDAYERYVLNNEGGFMDEFRRRIREFGGRPTPLQRADRLSERYDTEVYLKREDLLHGGAHKLNNALGQVLLAKYMGKERIIAETGAGQHGTATAMAAAHLDMPCEVYMGERDINRQRPNVFRMKINGSAVTPVTTGRGTLKEAISETMRDWATNVEDTHYVIGSVVGPHPFPRMVRDFQSLISEEAREQIVDRTGALPDSVVACAGGGSNTMGTFHNFIGDEAVDLFAVEAGGSSLAVDAEEGVAPNSASLSTGSEGVLHGARTKLLQDHDGQIVESHSVSSGLDYAGVGPELAHLVDEGRVTPVNVDDDAALEGFHRLSQEEGIIPALETAHAFGYLHEHHDELGDVTVINVSGRGDKDLDTAIEETTKRDIPNAPDMSMFEGGLR from the coding sequence ATGAGCAGCGAGGGCGAGCGGAGCGAGGCCTCGGATCGAGCGGGAAGCAAGGCGACCCGCGAGAACGGCCGCGACGGCGGCGACGGGGACCACGTCTCCGCCGGCGACGGGAAGTTCGGCCGCTACGGGGGTCAGTACGTGCCCGAGGCGCTGATGCCCGCGATCGGGGAGCTGACGGACGCCTACGAGCGGTACGTCCTCAACAACGAGGGCGGCTTCATGGACGAGTTCCGCCGGCGCATCCGCGAGTTCGGCGGGCGACCCACCCCGCTCCAGCGGGCGGACCGGCTCTCCGAGCGCTACGACACCGAGGTGTACCTCAAGCGCGAGGACCTGCTCCACGGCGGCGCACACAAGCTGAACAACGCGCTCGGGCAGGTCCTGCTCGCGAAGTACATGGGCAAGGAGCGAATCATCGCCGAGACCGGCGCCGGGCAGCACGGCACCGCGACCGCGATGGCGGCGGCCCACCTCGACATGCCCTGCGAGGTGTACATGGGCGAGCGCGACATCAACCGCCAGCGGCCGAACGTCTTCCGGATGAAGATCAACGGGTCGGCGGTCACACCGGTGACGACGGGTCGCGGGACGCTGAAGGAGGCCATCTCCGAGACGATGCGCGACTGGGCGACGAACGTCGAGGACACCCACTACGTCATCGGCAGCGTCGTCGGCCCGCACCCGTTCCCGCGGATGGTGCGCGACTTCCAGTCGCTCATCTCGGAGGAGGCGCGCGAACAGATCGTCGACCGGACCGGAGCCCTGCCCGACTCGGTCGTCGCCTGCGCGGGCGGCGGATCGAACACGATGGGCACGTTCCACAACTTCATCGGCGACGAGGCGGTCGACCTGTTCGCCGTCGAGGCCGGCGGCTCCTCGCTCGCGGTGGACGCCGAGGAGGGCGTCGCGCCCAACTCCGCGTCGCTGTCGACCGGAAGCGAGGGCGTGCTCCACGGCGCGCGCACGAAGCTCCTGCAGGATCACGACGGCCAGATCGTCGAGAGCCACTCCGTCTCCTCCGGCCTCGACTACGCCGGCGTCGGACCGGAGCTCGCGCACCTCGTCGACGAGGGGCGCGTCACCCCGGTGAACGTCGACGACGACGCGGCGCTGGAAGGGTTCCACCGGCTCTCCCAAGAGGAGGGGATCATCCCGGCGTTGGAGACGGCCCACGCGTTCGGCTACCTCCACGAGCACCACGACGAACTCGGCGACGTGACCGTGATCAACGTCTCCGGGCGCGGCGACAAGGACCTCGACACGGCCATCGAGGAGACCACGAAACGGGACATCCCGAACGCGCCGGACATGTCGATGTTCGAGGGGGGACTGCGATGA
- the lonB gene encoding ATP-dependent protease LonB: protein MSNDRNDSRDGGDVLDPEDAPTDRDPESNGVDGGRSGGTTGGRSVGASNDPSDQDADIDDLGSDVEIDAEIDEEIADDHLLGGLLIDSTDDIEVPDRLVDQVIGQEHARDVVMKAAKQRRHVMMIGSPGTGKSMLAKAMSELLPKEELQDVLVYHNPDDGNNPKVRTVPSGKGEQIVEAHKEEARKRNQMRSFLMWIIIAVVLGYSLLVVSNILLGILAAGIIYLAFRYGSRGSDSMIPNLLVNNADEKSAPFEDATGAHAGALLGDVRHDPFQSGGMETPSHDRVEAGAIHKANKGVLFVDEINTLDIRSQQKLMTAIQEGEFSITGQSERSSGAMVQTEPVPTDFIMIAAGNLDAMENMHPALRSRIKGYGYEVYMDDTIDDTPEMRRKYARFVAQEVAKDGRLPAFSQEAIEEVILTARRRAGRKGHLTLELRNLGGLVRVSGDIARGEDADRVTRDHVLQAKGRSRSIEQQLADDYIERRKDYELQVADGYQVGRVNGLAVMGQDSGIMLPVMAEVTPSQGPGQVIATGQLQEMAEESVQNVSAIIKKFSDEDITEKDIHIQFIQTGQQGVDGDSASITVATAVISALEEMGVDQNLAMTGSLSVRGDVLPVGGVTHKIEAAAKSGCDTVIIPKANEQDVMIEDEYKEMVDIIPVSHISEVLDIALEGEPEKDSLVARLKSITGSALEKTGEGAGAGPTSPSPQ from the coding sequence ATGAGCAACGATCGAAACGACAGCCGGGACGGCGGTGATGTCCTGGATCCGGAGGACGCCCCTACGGATCGCGACCCCGAGTCGAACGGGGTCGACGGCGGGCGGTCCGGCGGCACGACCGGCGGCCGGTCGGTCGGTGCCTCCAACGATCCTTCCGATCAGGACGCCGACATCGACGACCTCGGGAGCGACGTCGAGATCGACGCCGAGATCGACGAGGAGATCGCGGACGACCACCTCCTCGGCGGCCTCCTGATCGACTCGACGGACGACATCGAGGTCCCCGATCGTCTGGTCGACCAGGTGATCGGGCAAGAGCACGCCCGCGACGTGGTGATGAAAGCCGCCAAACAGCGGCGCCACGTGATGATGATCGGCTCGCCCGGGACGGGCAAGTCGATGCTCGCGAAGGCGATGTCCGAGCTGCTCCCCAAAGAGGAGCTGCAGGACGTGCTCGTGTATCACAACCCCGACGACGGCAACAACCCCAAGGTGCGGACGGTCCCCTCGGGCAAGGGCGAACAGATCGTCGAGGCCCACAAGGAGGAAGCCAGAAAGCGCAACCAGATGCGCAGCTTCCTCATGTGGATCATCATCGCGGTGGTGCTGGGCTACTCGCTGCTCGTCGTGAGCAACATCCTGCTGGGCATCCTCGCGGCCGGTATCATCTACCTCGCGTTCCGCTACGGCTCGCGCGGCAGCGACTCGATGATCCCGAACCTCCTCGTCAACAACGCCGACGAGAAGTCGGCGCCGTTCGAGGACGCAACCGGCGCCCACGCCGGCGCGCTGCTGGGCGACGTGCGCCACGACCCGTTCCAGTCGGGCGGGATGGAGACGCCAAGCCACGACCGCGTCGAGGCCGGCGCCATCCACAAGGCGAACAAGGGCGTCCTCTTCGTCGACGAGATCAACACCCTCGACATCCGCTCCCAGCAGAAGCTGATGACGGCGATCCAGGAGGGCGAGTTCTCCATCACCGGGCAGTCCGAGCGCTCCTCGGGCGCGATGGTCCAGACGGAGCCGGTCCCGACGGACTTCATCATGATCGCGGCGGGGAACCTCGACGCGATGGAGAACATGCACCCGGCGCTGCGCTCGCGCATCAAGGGGTACGGCTACGAGGTGTACATGGACGACACCATCGACGACACCCCGGAGATGCGCCGCAAGTACGCCCGCTTCGTGGCCCAGGAGGTCGCCAAGGACGGCCGTCTGCCGGCGTTCAGCCAGGAGGCAATCGAGGAGGTCATCCTCACCGCGCGCCGCCGCGCCGGTCGGAAGGGCCACCTCACCCTGGAGCTGCGGAACCTCGGCGGGCTGGTCCGCGTCTCGGGCGACATCGCCCGCGGCGAGGACGCCGACCGGGTCACTCGCGACCACGTGCTCCAGGCGAAGGGCCGCTCGCGCTCCATCGAGCAGCAGCTCGCCGACGATTACATCGAGCGGCGCAAGGACTACGAGCTCCAGGTCGCCGACGGCTACCAGGTCGGCCGCGTGAACGGACTGGCCGTCATGGGGCAGGACTCGGGGATCATGCTTCCGGTCATGGCCGAGGTCACGCCCTCGCAGGGGCCCGGCCAGGTGATCGCCACCGGTCAACTCCAGGAGATGGCCGAGGAGTCCGTCCAGAACGTCTCGGCGATCATCAAGAAGTTCTCCGACGAGGACATCACCGAGAAGGACATCCACATCCAGTTCATCCAGACCGGTCAGCAGGGCGTCGACGGCGACTCCGCGTCCATCACGGTCGCGACCGCCGTCATCTCCGCCTTGGAGGAGATGGGCGTCGACCAGAACCTCGCGATGACGGGCTCGCTGTCGGTCCGGGGCGACGTGCTCCCGGTCGGGGGCGTCACCCACAAGATCGAGGCGGCCGCCAAGTCCGGCTGTGACACGGTCATCATCCCGAAGGCCAACGAGCAGGACGTGATGATCGAGGACGAGTACAAGGAGATGGTCGACATCATCCCGGTGTCGCACATCTCGGAGGTGCTCGACATCGCGCTGGAGGGCGAGCCCGAGAAGGACTCGCTCGTCGCGCGCCTCAAGAGCATCACCGGCTCCGCGCTGGAGAAAACCGGCGAGGGCGCCGGCGCCGGCCCGACCAGCCCCAGCCCGCAGTAG
- a CDS encoding MGMT family protein, whose amino-acid sequence MTATIGGGPGDTGVFGRQYDAIDRAVELGTASGRLISVSFPETLPSDADGEHPLLDRVHEYLDGAEDDFADVEVAITVPTDQRSVLESVRNVPYGESVDIERIVKMTGGLDHEEDEDLRTAREALRANPVPLVVPDHRVRNAEGATPETVAARLRDIEGVRSV is encoded by the coding sequence ATGACTGCGACCATCGGCGGCGGCCCGGGCGACACCGGCGTGTTCGGGCGCCAGTACGACGCGATCGACCGGGCGGTAGAACTGGGGACCGCGAGCGGGCGACTCATCTCCGTCTCGTTCCCCGAGACGCTCCCGTCGGACGCCGACGGCGAGCACCCGCTGTTGGACCGCGTTCACGAATACCTCGACGGCGCCGAGGACGACTTCGCCGACGTCGAGGTCGCCATCACCGTCCCGACCGACCAGCGGTCGGTGCTGGAGTCCGTTCGGAACGTTCCGTACGGCGAATCGGTCGATATCGAACGGATCGTGAAGATGACCGGCGGCCTCGACCACGAGGAAGACGAGGATCTGCGAACAGCTCGGGAGGCACTGCGCGCGAACCCGGTGCCGCTCGTCGTTCCGGATCACCGCGTCCGGAACGCCGAGGGGGCGACGCCCGAGACGGTGGCCGCTCGCCTGAGAGATATCGAGGGCGTCAGGTCGGTCTGA
- a CDS encoding CPBP family intramembrane glutamic endopeptidase, producing the protein MTRWTAFAGLTGVVLILLLGLARLSAAQFSSTPQLDRRERVGGDGDGDEDLRWGPEDAAPAAPSRYQSVSGTDSSLSTPERSPVAAAETRATMSPGALLANVALSQGLFGAMLVAAAVWADVPAAALGLVPVATATDVALGVGLGVALWLASEAAGRIAEWAGVEVNEALRGALAPDTAVGWAVLLLAVLPIVALFEEFLFRAALVGALSAGFDAPAWLPATVVGTDPWPWVLAGGSSVTFALGHGAQGRAGIVATGLLGFVLAGAFVLTDSFALVAVAHYVVNALTLVVHEFDLAALGVRR; encoded by the coding sequence GTGACGCGCTGGACGGCGTTCGCCGGCCTGACGGGCGTCGTCCTGATCCTGTTGCTCGGTCTCGCGCGGCTTTCGGCCGCGCAGTTCTCCTCGACGCCACAGCTCGACCGCCGCGAGCGTGTCGGCGGCGACGGTGACGGGGACGAAGACCTCAGGTGGGGACCGGAGGACGCAGCGCCCGCGGCGCCGTCGCGGTATCAGTCCGTCAGCGGGACGGACTCGAGCCTCTCCACGCCCGAACGCAGTCCCGTCGCCGCCGCGGAGACGCGGGCGACGATGTCGCCGGGTGCGCTGCTGGCGAACGTCGCGCTCTCGCAGGGGCTGTTCGGCGCGATGCTCGTCGCCGCCGCGGTGTGGGCCGACGTGCCCGCGGCGGCGCTGGGGCTCGTCCCGGTCGCGACGGCGACGGACGTTGCGCTCGGCGTCGGGCTCGGTGTGGCGCTGTGGCTCGCCAGCGAGGCGGCCGGTCGGATCGCGGAGTGGGCCGGCGTCGAGGTGAACGAGGCCCTCCGGGGCGCGCTCGCGCCCGACACCGCCGTCGGATGGGCGGTGTTGCTCCTCGCCGTGCTTCCGATCGTCGCGCTGTTCGAGGAGTTCCTCTTTCGCGCGGCCCTGGTCGGCGCGCTCTCGGCGGGATTCGACGCGCCGGCGTGGCTCCCGGCGACGGTCGTCGGGACCGACCCGTGGCCGTGGGTGCTCGCGGGCGGCTCCTCGGTCACGTTCGCGCTCGGACACGGCGCCCAGGGACGTGCCGGGATCGTCGCCACGGGCCTGCTCGGATTCGTGCTCGCGGGGGCGTTCGTCCTCACCGACAGCTTCGCGCTCGTCGCCGTCGCACACTACGTGGTGAACGCGCTCACGCTCGTCGTACACGAGTTCGACCTCGCCGCCCTCGGCGTCCGCCGGTAG
- the trpC gene encoding indole-3-glycerol phosphate synthase translates to MNTQAEDLAPAVRSILEAAAERSGGDERVSVDARSLPGAFAAAEADGRVPVIAEVKPTSPTTDGARRDDPVELAAAMVEGGAAALSVLTEPEHFDGSVETLRRVREAVDVPVLRKDFLVREDQLDATEADAVLLIARFVEDDLAELVAAARDRGFQPLVEVHTREELAAALAAGADLVGVNNRDLGKLEVDLSTFETLAPEAPDRVTLIAESGITTPADARRMREAGADGLLIGSAIMDAEGSDEAGTGGDVSANTRRFTAAESEGEL, encoded by the coding sequence ATGAACACACAAGCCGAGGACCTCGCGCCGGCGGTGCGCTCGATCCTCGAGGCCGCGGCCGAGCGGTCCGGCGGCGACGAGCGGGTGTCGGTCGACGCGCGATCGTTGCCGGGGGCGTTCGCGGCCGCCGAAGCCGACGGACGAGTACCGGTGATCGCCGAGGTGAAGCCGACGAGTCCGACGACCGACGGCGCGCGTCGCGACGACCCGGTCGAGCTCGCGGCGGCGATGGTCGAGGGCGGCGCGGCGGCGCTGTCGGTGCTGACCGAGCCGGAGCACTTCGACGGCTCCGTCGAGACCCTCCGGCGCGTTCGCGAGGCGGTCGACGTGCCGGTCCTCCGCAAGGACTTCCTCGTCCGCGAGGACCAACTGGACGCCACCGAGGCGGACGCAGTGCTGCTCATCGCGCGGTTCGTCGAGGACGACCTCGCGGAGCTCGTGGCGGCCGCCCGCGACCGCGGCTTCCAGCCGCTCGTCGAGGTGCACACCCGCGAGGAGCTCGCGGCGGCGCTCGCGGCCGGCGCGGACCTAGTCGGCGTCAACAATCGTGACCTCGGGAAGCTGGAGGTCGATCTCTCGACGTTCGAGACGCTCGCTCCGGAGGCGCCCGACCGCGTGACGCTGATCGCCGAATCGGGGATCACGACGCCCGCGGACGCGCGGCGGATGCGCGAGGCGGGCGCGGACGGCCTGCTCATCGGTTCGGCGATCATGGACGCCGAGGGGAGCGACGAGGCCGGCACCGGCGGCGACGTTTCTGCCAACACCCGTCGGTTTACGGCCGCGGAGTCCGAGGGGGAGCTATGA